From a single Bacteroidota bacterium genomic region:
- the ftsL gene encoding cell division protein FtsL has protein sequence MATIAISAGTIRSRTGVSPAGSGLIGVTGSDHTPHSQPRIAPEIAGPMERPKPIRQEPSEFERVVKKMPTLYVIVFFGVMVGCAVLIIWNTLQVNRLTAERTKLDQQIAQTEQRILRMRASEMQLSAPSRIEDISKAKLGMIEATGDDIVIVK, from the coding sequence ATGGCAACCATTGCAATTTCGGCTGGGACAATACGATCGAGAACCGGAGTATCCCCGGCAGGTAGTGGACTGATCGGTGTGACTGGCAGCGATCATACCCCGCACTCGCAACCTCGCATCGCTCCGGAAATTGCTGGACCGATGGAGCGTCCAAAGCCAATTCGCCAGGAGCCGAGTGAATTTGAGCGTGTCGTCAAGAAGATGCCCACGCTCTATGTCATCGTCTTTTTTGGTGTGATGGTTGGCTGCGCCGTGCTGATCATCTGGAATACGCTACAGGTCAATCGTCTGACTGCGGAGCGAACGAAGCTCGACCAGCAGATTGCACAGACCGAGCAGAGAATCCTGCGCATGCGAGCATCCGAAATGCAGCTTTCGGCTCCGAGCCGAATCGAGGATATTTCAAAAGCAAAACTGGGAATGATCGAGGCAACTGGGGATGACATCGTCATCGTAAAGTAG
- the rsmH gene encoding 16S rRNA (cytosine(1402)-N(4))-methyltransferase RsmH, translating to MSGRTTVSGAYHLPVMLEEALRELALRESGVYVDATLGGGGYSEGILDRAPHAVVFGFDTDPAAQNFAAERLARFGERFILVPENFAELSKSLGERGISFVDGIVFDLGVSSHQLDTDAIGLSYRISAPLDMRLDPRLQHSAADVIGNYDVAQLAQIFRMYGEERFAGRIARNIVTSRALAPIRTTTDLATIVTRGIREDKKNETLSRIFQALRIEVNDELGNLERALEQVPDVLGAGGRIVVVSYHSLEDRIVKEFFRRESAPQFEPGSLGGLKEAIDKSRARLRVLTRRPLAPSPDEIARNLRARSARLRAAERL from the coding sequence TTGAGCGGTCGAACAACGGTATCTGGCGCATATCATCTGCCAGTCATGCTCGAAGAAGCGCTTCGCGAACTCGCGCTCCGCGAGTCGGGCGTTTATGTCGACGCGACGCTGGGTGGTGGAGGGTATTCGGAAGGGATCCTCGATCGCGCTCCGCACGCTGTTGTCTTTGGGTTCGACACCGACCCGGCGGCGCAGAACTTTGCGGCAGAGCGGCTCGCGAGATTTGGCGAGAGGTTTATCCTCGTGCCGGAGAACTTCGCCGAGCTAAGCAAGTCGCTCGGAGAGCGAGGCATATCCTTCGTGGACGGCATCGTATTCGATCTTGGTGTGAGCAGCCATCAGCTCGATACCGATGCGATTGGACTTAGCTACAGGATCAGCGCGCCGCTCGACATGCGGCTCGATCCGCGGTTGCAGCACTCAGCAGCAGACGTGATCGGAAACTACGATGTTGCTCAGCTTGCCCAAATATTTAGAATGTATGGCGAAGAGCGATTTGCCGGACGCATTGCGAGGAACATCGTGACTTCGAGAGCTCTGGCGCCGATTCGAACGACGACCGATTTAGCGACTATTGTGACGCGAGGAATTCGCGAGGACAAGAAGAATGAAACGCTCTCGCGGATTTTCCAGGCGCTGCGTATTGAAGTGAACGACGAGCTTGGGAATTTGGAGCGTGCGCTCGAGCAGGTCCCGGACGTGCTTGGCGCGGGTGGACGAATCGTGGTCGTGAGCTATCATTCGCTCGAGGATCGGATCGTCAAAGAATTTTTTCGGAGGGAGAGCGCCCCCCAGTTCGAGCCGGGCTCGCTCGGAGGATTGAAAGAGGCGATCGACAAATCGCGCGCGCGATTGCGCGTGCTGACTCGAAGGCCTTTGGCGCCATCGCCGGATGAAATTGCGCGGAACCTGCGTGCACGGAGCGCACGGCTACGCGCAGCCGAGCGTCTTTAG